TTTCGTGGTGATACTACTTCAGCAGGGTCACCTGGCCGTCGTCCAGGTCATACTTTGCGGTCACGATCTTGACCTTCCCTTCCTTCACCTGCTCTGCGAGCACCTTGGAGCGCTTGGTCAGGGCAGCTGCGACAGCTTTGGCGTTGAGCTCTACAGCGCACTCAACAACTTCTTCTGCGCTCTTCCCTTTGCTGATCTGCTTCGCCTTCTTCGCGTTCGGGAGAATTTCCTTCACGATGGCGCCGATGTTCCCTTCCGGCTTCCCTTTCGCGTCCACAGTCGCCTTCACCGCGCCGCAACGCTCGTGGCCAAGGACCATGATCAGCGGGGAGCCGAGGTGCTCGGTCGCGTATTCGATGCTGCCGATGACGATCGGGTCGGGCACGTTGCCTGCGACGCGGACCACGAAAATTTCGCCTACGGACTTGTCAAAGATCAGCTCGGGCGGGACGCGGGAATCGGAGCAGGAGAGGATGACTGCGTACGGGTGCTGGCTCTTGGCCAGTTTCTGGCGAGCCTGCGTGTCGGTGGCGGCACAGGTGCCGAGCTTGTTCGCTACGTAGCTCTTGTTGCCGTCCAGAAGCTTCTGCAGCGCCTCGTCTGCGCTGATGCCGGCGCCCCCTGCCGAGGCAAGTGCCAGTCCTGCGGTTGCGGCCACTACTGCGGCCAGGGAAACAATCTTGCACACGATCCCTTTTTTGGTCATATCTTTCCCTCCTGTGATGTAATCGGGGAAGCCCCGAGATGCATGGTGGTCCGACTTCAGGTGTACGCGGATGAGCTCTCGCCGCAGATCTGGTTAGGTACCACTTGTGTTAGTCGAGGTCAATGATTTTCTGGACGCAGAGATTCACCTCTTCCGGAACGAGCCATCCCAGGCCCGGCTCCAGGCGGGGCAAGAAGAGGGGTGCCATTGCCGGGGTCAGGCTTTGCATTTGGGTATCTGGAAGAGTCAAATCACCAAATGCAAAGCCTGACCCCAGAAGGTGCCGGGGCGCTCACACGGCCGTTCTTCCTGCATCTTTTCCCTTTTCTGCGCCCTCTTTCTATGCGATTATCGCTGCCGGAAAGTGGTAAAAGGAGCGGTGCGCCTGAATCGGCCGTAACCGCTTCGGACGAAGAAAGGAGATATGCGATGGAGGAAAAGTCGGTACAGAAGAAGTCGCAGCTGGCAGGGGGCGACTCGGCCGCGGGTTGGCAATGGTGCGGCCAGTGTGAACGCGCCTCCAAAGGGGGAGCGGGGTACTCCTGCGGCTACGACGATTGCGAGGGGTATATCGGCAATATCTGGACCTGGGAATACGTGCGCAAGCAGCACCCGCACTTGCCGGAAGTGCCCGAGTACGATGTGATCTATTCCATAAAGGGGGCGTAGAGATGGAGAGTATGATAGAGCTGCTGCGCAAGCGTCGCAGCATCCGCTCCTACACGCCGGAGCCGGTTGACCAGGAGTCCGTGGCGCTCCTGGTGGAGTCGTTGCTGCGCTCCCCGTCCTCGCGCGACCTCAAGCCGTGGGAGTTCATCGTGGTGGACGACCGGCAGCTTCTGAACGGGCTCGCCCAGTCGAAGGCGCACAGCGCGTCATTTCTCAAAAATGCCGCATTGGCGGTCGTGGTGATAGCCGACCCGCAGAAGTGCGACGTGTGGATCGAGGACTCGTCCCTTGCCGCTATTTTGCTGCAGATGACCGCGACCTCCCTTGGGCTCGGGAGTTGCTGGGTGCAGATCCGGTTGCGCTCGCACGCCTCCGGGAAGAGTTCCGAGGAGTACGTCCGCGAGCTTCTGGGGATCCCGCAGCACATGCACGTCCTTTCTGTCATCGGAATAGGGCACCCGAACGAGATGAAGAAGGGGATTCCTGCTGATCAGCTGGAGTACGGCAAGGTGCGCCACAACGGTTATCACGAGCCGTGGCGCTGAACCCTCCCGAGCACGACGATGCCGTCGTCCTCCCCATCGACGGCGTTCTCGACCTGCACCTCTTCAACCCGCGTGAGATAAAGGACCTCATCCCCGACTATCTCGCCGAGTGCGTCGCCCGCGGCATCTTTTCGGTGAGGATCATTCACGGCAAGGGAAGCGGGACGCTGCGCGAGAGTACCCACGCACTTTTGCGCAGGCTCCCGCAAGTTTCCTCCTTCCGCCTCGCCGGGGACGACGGGGGGGGGTGGGGTGCTACTCTGGTGGAGTTGCGGAGGGCGTCGTGACAGGGATTCTTACCGCTGAGCAGGTGGAACGCTTCAGGGAAGAGGTGTACAGCCACTACCGCCAGTTCGGGCGGAAGCTCCCGTGGCGCGAGACGCACGACCCGTACGCGGTGCTCGTTTCCGAACTGATGCTGCAGCAGACCCAGGTGCAGCGGGTAGTGCCGAAATACGCCGATTTTCTGGCGAGCTTCCCCTCCTTCCGCGATCTGGCGCTCGCTCCCCTCTCGGAGGTCCTCTCCCGGTGGCAGGGGCTCGGGTACAACCGGCGCGCCCTTTTTCTGCAGCGCTGTGCCGGGGAGGTGATGGAGCGCTTTGACGGGGAGCTTCCGGCGGATGTGGAGCTTCTCGAAACCCTTCCGGGGATCGGTCAATACACCGCCCGCGCCGTCGCCGCCTTTGCCTTTGGGGAGCCGACCGTTTTCATCGAGACAAACATACGCGCCCTCTTTCTGCACCGATTCTTTCCCGACAGTGAGGCGGTTCCCGACCGCGCCATCCTCCCGCTCGTCGCACAGACCGTGGACCGCATCGATCCCCGGCACTGGTACTACGCCCTCATGGATGCAGGTGCGCTGCTGAAGAGGGAGGTGGCAAATCCCGGGCGCAGGAGCGCCCACCACACCAGACAGTCCCCCTTTTGCGGCTCCAATCGCGAGCAGCGAAGCTGGATCCTGAAGGCGCTCCTCGCCGATCCCGGCAGCACTGCCGAGAAGCTTCTCCTCGCCCTTCCTCTCGAGCCCGATTCCCTCCTCAAAAACCTGCACCAGCTGCAGCGGGAAGGGTTCCTGAGAGAGGAGCGGGGCGGCTTTCACATCGCCTGACGCACCCGCTCGTTCCTTCCTTTTTATCCACCCGCCGTATCTTTTTTTTATACACCTCAACGGATCGCCCGAAGGTACCGGAATAACGGACGAAACGTCTCCCGAGAGAGCACGCCGGCGGCGAGCTACCGCCATTTTCGTATATTTCCGCTATACAATACAACCATTCTTGTAGACGCTATAATGCTCAAAAGTGCCGGAATTACAGGTATTTAAACGTATACCGCACGGCCGTAAAAGTGGCTTTCCTGTTGCACCTTCAAAGGTATGGAAGACAACAGGAGGATGCCATGAAAACACTCGCCAAAGCGACCCTGGCAACTGCCGTTGCAGCAACTCCCGCCAACGCAGCAGGCGGCTCCACCGGTGGCAGCCCGATGCTGATCGCCGCCTTTTGCGGTTTTGTCGCCCTCATCATCGCCTTTCAGTTCGTCCCGGCCGTGGTACTTCTCGGGGGGATGTTGAAGGGGCTTTTTTCCGCCCGAAAGGAGGGGAGAGAGGCGAAGAGCTGATCGTGCCTGCGGGCGCATTCCCGCCGCATGTGGAGGCCATATGACCAATGTGCTGGTGGTGGATAAAGACCAGAGCGCCAGGAAGATGCTGGCGGAACTCCTCACCGAGGAAGGATACGAGGTCAGCGTCACCGGGTCGGCTGCGCAGGCGCTCTACCTCGTTCTCAAGAAACGCGCACAGGTCGTCCTGCTCGGGGAGGAGTTCGACGATGCCGGCATTGCCGAGCTCGTCCCGATACTGAAGCAGCTGAACAAGGAGATGAGCATCATCCTCGTCTCCGACGATCTCCCCCTCGCGCTGGTTCGCAAGGTGCGCAAGGAGGGGATCTTCTACCACGTCCTGAAGCCTTTCGGGCGTGACGAGATCAGGCAGGCGGTAAAATGCGCCTTTGCAAATAAGGGTTTCTGTTCAGCCTTTTAACGCGAAAGGGAGGGTGCCATGAAAAGAGCAATTCCATTCGGCGTAGTTTTCGGAACGGTAGCCAATGCCTATGCGGCAGCGGAACCGGATGATGGGAGCGGTATCTTTGTGTGGGCTTTTCTCGGTTTCTGCGCCCTGATCATCGTCGTGCAGGTCATCCCGGCGGTCCTGGTCATGTTCGGAATCGCGAAGGGGATTGCCGGTAAACCGCAGCCCGTTGAGGAAAAGACGACGACCACCATGGGCTCCGAATAGGATCCGGCAACGTTCATCAGATACCACAGAG
The DNA window shown above is from Geomonas sp. RF6 and carries:
- a CDS encoding nitroreductase family protein, with amino-acid sequence MESMIELLRKRRSIRSYTPEPVDQESVALLVESLLRSPSSRDLKPWEFIVVDDRQLLNGLAQSKAHSASFLKNAALAVVVIADPQKCDVWIEDSSLAAILLQMTATSLGLGSCWVQIRLRSHASGKSSEEYVRELLGIPQHMHVLSVIGIGHPNEMKKGIPADQLEYGKVRHNGYHEPWR
- a CDS encoding carbonic anhydrase, with protein sequence MTKKGIVCKIVSLAAVVAATAGLALASAGGAGISADEALQKLLDGNKSYVANKLGTCAATDTQARQKLAKSQHPYAVILSCSDSRVPPELIFDKSVGEIFVVRVAGNVPDPIVIGSIEYATEHLGSPLIMVLGHERCGAVKATVDAKGKPEGNIGAIVKEILPNAKKAKQISKGKSAEEVVECAVELNAKAVAAALTKRSKVLAEQVKEGKVKIVTAKYDLDDGQVTLLK
- a CDS encoding A/G-specific adenine glycosylase — translated: MTGILTAEQVERFREEVYSHYRQFGRKLPWRETHDPYAVLVSELMLQQTQVQRVVPKYADFLASFPSFRDLALAPLSEVLSRWQGLGYNRRALFLQRCAGEVMERFDGELPADVELLETLPGIGQYTARAVAAFAFGEPTVFIETNIRALFLHRFFPDSEAVPDRAILPLVAQTVDRIDPRHWYYALMDAGALLKREVANPGRRSAHHTRQSPFCGSNREQRSWILKALLADPGSTAEKLLLALPLEPDSLLKNLHQLQREGFLREERGGFHIA
- a CDS encoding Smr/MutS family protein; the encoded protein is MALNPPEHDDAVVLPIDGVLDLHLFNPREIKDLIPDYLAECVARGIFSVRIIHGKGSGTLRESTHALLRRLPQVSSFRLAGDDGGGWGATLVELRRAS
- a CDS encoding response regulator, whose product is MTNVLVVDKDQSARKMLAELLTEEGYEVSVTGSAAQALYLVLKKRAQVVLLGEEFDDAGIAELVPILKQLNKEMSIILVSDDLPLALVRKVRKEGIFYHVLKPFGRDEIRQAVKCAFANKGFCSAF